The Zingiber officinale cultivar Zhangliang chromosome 2A, Zo_v1.1, whole genome shotgun sequence genomic sequence CCGCATTGCGATCCCGATAGGGTTACGTTTCATCTCGTCCTCACGGCTTGCTCCCATTTAGCCGAGTTCGAATTGGGCTGTAGAATTGGAGCTCGTGCTCGGCTGAGAGGGCTAGATTCTGATCTCCTCGTTGCGACAGCGCTGGTTGATATGTACTGCAAAGCCGGGGTGATTGATGCGGCACGCAGGGTGTTCGACGGAATGCTTACGAGAGATGTTATTGTTTGGAACGCAATGATTTCTGGGTACTCGAAAGCCGGGTTGTTCCAGGAGGCTGTAAGTTTGTTCAGAGCCATGAGGCTTACTCATGGAATTTTCCCTAGCGAAGCTACTATAATTAGTTTGATGCCTGTTTGTTGCtattattcttcttctccagacaACGTAGAGGGCTTACATATCCTGGCTATTAAACTCGGTTTGGAGTCAAGCTTGGTTCTGTTGAATGCTCTACTCGAAATGTATGTGAATTGCAACAACTTGATTACTGCGAGCAGTTTGTTTAGCAGGATGGAGAATATGGATGCCATCTCATTGAGCACTATGATTGGTGGATATGTGCGACACAAGAAGCCAGATGAGGCTCTCACATTGTTCAATTGGATGGTCATGAACACGCATATTTGTCCTTCTCGATCTATTTTGATTAATGTGATTCTTGCATGTGCAGAATTGGGTGATTGGAAAGAAGGTAAACTGATACAAGACAATTACTTAACCAGTCATGACGACAGAATTGTATCAGACTCATCTATTGTTACCGTACTAGCTTACATGTACGCCAAGTGTGGTATGTTGAATACTTCATTGAGTCTTCTAGATCCATGTGAGGAAGTAAGAGGAGATGTGGTTACATGGAATGCTATGATGAAAGGGTGCAGTGAGATCGGTACGATCAGTAAGGTTTTTTATCTCATGCTTGAAATGCAAAGGAGGGGCATCAGTCCTGATCATGTTACATTTGTTAATTTGCTCTCTGACTTATGTTGTACCCCCATCCTAAAGAAAATCACTGAAACACATTCTCAGATCATCAAAAGAGGATTCGAAATCCATAGGCAAACTTCTAACTGCCTTATTAATGCCTACGCCAAGGGTGGAAGCATTACAGATTCAAGTAAGATATTCGATGGCATCATTCAGAAGGATGTCGTTTCCTGGAGCACAATGATACAAGCTTATGCATGGGATGGAAAATTAGACCAAGTGTTGGATCATTTTGAGCAGATGAGGGAGAGAGGAGTAATGCcaaaccattttacttttctctCGCTTTTGTCTGCATGCAGCCATGTAGGTCTAGTGCAGAAAGGCTGGGAATTCTTCAACAGTATGAAAGAGGACTACAACTTGGAACCAGGTATTGAACATTTGACTTGCATGGTCGATATGTTATGTCGAGCTGCGAGGTTCCCTGACGCATATAGTTTAGTCAAGAATGCAATGCAAAGAGGCAAGAGTTGCGCAGTTTTATGGGGTGCTTTACTCAGTGCTTGCAGAGTGCATGGTAATGTGGCAACTGGAGAAGAAGCTGCCAGGCATCTCTACCAGCTGGAACCGCAAAATGCGGCAACTTACAAAATGCTTGCTGATGTTTATATTGCGGCAGGGAGAAGGGGTGATGTCAATGGTGTTTTGAGTTTGATCTGCTCAAATGACTTGAAAAAGATACCAGGATTCAGTTGGTATGAGGGATGTTTATGATTCATTCCCCTGTCGTGGAAGATGTATGGTGCAACTTGGAGTCAAGGCTTGGCTACCAAACCCACTTGAGGATGTACATTGAAATAGTTTAATTGCCCGAGCTTGAACTGAATCAGTGTTCGACTTTGCCTGGCTGCCCACACACAAGGAGCTCAAATTATAAAAGCCCGTATATGTGGATCTTAAAGTATTTCAAATGTTGCTCGGAATGAAATGGGCGTAGCCACTTCTCCACAGAATCACGAGCAAAAAATATCACCTTtctcctcatctccacaagctcAGGTGAGGTCGACATTAAGGTGCAGAGACATGAGCAAGCTTCCGTTACATTTTAGACAAAAAGACAATCCATGCGTGACCATTATTCAAGTACATTTATCGTCCAAAATTACATTTGAGCTTTCAGAAGGCAATAGAACTTTCACTATACCAATTCAAAAATTACAAAAACTTtataacaaaaaagaaaaaaacacgtACAGAGAAAGATACGAGAAAGAAAAATCTGTACAGTTCCTCTCCATGACTAAAACCCATTGGCTTCTTCTGAATCAAGAGCCAACACATCATACCCAGATGATGGATCAAATTGAAGATACCAAATCACTCATAATGCACAATCTGAATCATGGAGAAACCACCTTCTCTATGCAAAAACAAAACCTTTTACACATGTACATGATATAAAGCTTCAACAGTCTGGACAAACCAACAGTAGGACATGAAGTTCATCTTACAATCCGACCGGCCGACAAAAGCACAAGTGATCCAGTCAAAAAGAGTGATTGATTGTTTTCAGATGAGTAAAGTTAGTGATTGCCTTGTCTAAATTGATACTTTTTCTTCATGGCATTCCCTGACAACCTCACTGAGCTCAGGGAAGGTCGACAAAAGCAACAGCTCAAGGAGTTCAAACGCAAAGTGCTTCAAGCAAAAAGGAGACTGTAGAGAAGATGGATGGtcattaatatttaattacatgTCAACTTAATTCCTTTCTTTACTATTTTCAGTATTACTATTCTGAGTCAGATTGTAGGTGAAAGCATGTTCTTCTACTTTATCCCTAGAAGCAAGTACCtgaaggaagaaaaatatatcctGCGCACACTGTTCATATTCCTTTCGGCCAACAAGACCAACAAGAGCAGGTGGCGCTTTCTCTGTTGAAAAAAGATACTGTCTAGCATTATCACAATGTAACCTAGCTCCCAGTAGTAACATAGTAGCACACTTCAAAAACACATTAAATTGAGGTATATAACTTTTACATGCATGTTATTGACTAGGCAATAAAGATGAATTTTTCTTGTCAAAGCCTTTTGGGAGAAGATGGAAAATGTTGACATGATGAACATACAGATAATAAGCAGTTTAACTTCGAACTGCTAAGCACTGATATtaaacttgtgtttgaaaattaAGACAAAGGTAAGCTGTGGGTATATAGATTTTGTTGCTCGAGTATTAGTGCATGGTTTGCAAGAACAATTGGtggtataaaaaaaataataaaccttCCATTCTCAACAACGCCATGGGGTTTAAGATCTCTACCACGTCAGTCAAACActcaattttttgtttttttacaaaATGGAGATTGCACATTAgctaaaagtttaaaattaaaaactgagGACCAATATTACCTACTATTAGTTCATACACAAATTTGGCACGACGATCAGCTTCTACTTGTTGTTCATAAGTCAATGGATTGCTCTTTAGGTTGCTCTGAGTGCCTGGAGTTGAAATGGGTGCAGTAGCTTTTCGCTTAGGATGCTTAGTTATGAAAATCCCGTCAGGCCATAGAACCTGCcaaaaattacaaattctaatcaGGATATAGCAACAGTGATGAAAATGATGTTTTCTTGAGGTAAAATGTGTAAGATCAGCCGATCAAGAAAATTTGGTCATACTATGGTGTATGTGTATAGGACAAGGGTAGAAACATTCAAATATTTTGAGCAATTGGCTCAACTTATCATTTGCAATAAACCTATGGTTTTATCTGTTGAGAAAACAACTATAGTTTAAATTGACAAGTGAACAAAACACTTTTTGTTGTTAACATGAATGAGTAGATTGAAGTACCTGCTCAACACGCTTGATTGCAGAAGCAATTACCACTCCTGTTCTAAGAAGTTGAATTTTCTCAATAAGCCAGTCATCAAAAGCATCACCCATTCCCAACTGTAACAGCTGCTTAGCTATCCAAAATGCTTGCCGCCTACAAGAAAAGCATCACAATGTGGTCAATAAAAGCAAGAAGAGAGGTTTGATCATGTAGCAAAAGTAATAACCTTTATGCTCAACTGACAATATATCTAAACACACCTTATCCAACCACCATCCTTCAGCTGGAAAATAACATCTACTAAATTTAGTATGGGAACACTCAAATTTGGCGGTACACACTGCAATGAGAGTTAAAAATGATAGCATATCATAATAAGCAACTGCAAAGAAGTACCAAACCTCATAGCACAACTAGGAACAAACCATATAAAGAATGATAAACTAAGTACTATTAAATGAGCAAAATGCATGTGCATGTGCATGTGCATGTGCATGTGAAAGCACATTGTCTTAGAAATTctggaaaataaaggaaaaagtagTGAAATGGGTGTTAGCAAAAAGCAAGAGATAAAACATATACAAGCACATCGAAAGACTGGCATGTTACTAGTCCAAGTAATCTCTCATGCTACAAATTTGCAATTGGGTGCTTATCATAATTCAGAGCgaaaaatattatataatttagcaTCAAACTTCAAagtcaatagcaataataaatagCTATCAACAAACCCACATCAGCAAGAACTAAACCTTAAGCATCAAATTACAGCAAGTGGGTAATTTCCATAGTCAAAATGAAATGCTTTTCTATGATTAATAGAAGTAAGTACTGGGGATTTAGCTAATTTAAACTTACATAGCAAACATTCACAAACACTTCCAAATGAACATGCAAAGTTCAAAGTGTCTTTTCAAACAACTTTATTGCCCATGTAATTCATACATAAATATCATTTACTTTAAGTGTTATCTTTCTTCTTAATGTTGAGCAAAATAAAATATTCACCTCCGCGGACAcctgattaaaaattttgttaaagCACAGTGAGGCAGCAAGTGTGCATTTCTGAATTTCTGATCAGTATATatacaaaaaaatcatagaagGGATTCACATGTACACTATAATACAGAGTTAATTCCAACTTACTTCAGTAGGAATGTTCAATGCCCCATCAGTATCTACAACTTTAGAGCTCTCTTgcaaattttcaacttcagctaTTGAGACATTTTTTGCCTGGTCAGAGTTACCAGAATATGAAGTATTATTTCTGAGTCTGCTTTCATAATCATTTTCTGAATTGTCATGATATGGATTGTTCTGGTCTCTGCTATTAAGACCAGGAATTTGCTCCATATGTGATTTTCTCATTCTTAAACCATCAGATTCAGAATAACTACCAGTCATTACTTTAGAACTGTCTTTGATCTCAGAATCAAAATTTTTCTCAGCAGAAGAGAACTGACTACCAATATTTTCAATTGATTCAAACCTCTTTGCACTCTTTTCATGTGGCTTATCATCAAGATTAACTGAGTCACAGAAACAAGATATGAGTAGGACCAGGACAATGCCAGTCGAAGTcattcagaaaatgaaaaattaaaagagaacCTGATAAAGTTTGAATGACGGAGAGAGAATCTGTAAAAATGTAAGTCTGAAATAGCAACAAGGGTTTCATCAATCCAACTAATATTAGACATAACAGGATAAAAATCATATTGGAGTCTGAAATTTGAACTGGCCTGTGAATCAATACTGAGGAAATCCCAAACATCAATAGACTCTGATATGCTTGGAATTTGAAGTAACTTCTGAGAGAAGAAAAAGGTGCAGTTAATTAAGAAATTGAATTACTATTTGATGCCAGTATCCAAAATAAAAGAGAGAATGAAGTAACAGTAGCAACAAGCAAGGAATCTAATTTCTTGCAATATTAACAAAAGGTAGGTCATTTGAACAAAAGAACAGCAACTATGTTTAAAGTAGAGATGCAGCAGTAGTTTAAAATAGAATCATTTACTAAGGGTTGATTATGAGACTATATCAATTTCGGCTACAAGATTGCCCAACCTATAAATGATTGACAAGTCTAGGTcattcaaataaaatattcattTAAAATAAAACTGGTCAGTGAGATTAACTGGTTTGATCTAAAATATTACTTTACTTTATTTTAAGAGTATCCAAAATACAATGCTAAATTTTTTGTAATCCTATCAGTTCAAGGACACCTAGTTCGTTTTGCACAAGTCTCAATGAGACTAGATTAGTAAAAGCCTAAAAAAAAGAGACCCCTCGCCCTATTGTTTAATTTActcaatcatgaatacaattttAATCTCATTTCTTCATGAGATTGACCTTTGAGGCACACAACCCTGTGAAATTGCCAACTAAGACGTGAGATTATTGATTAAGGCACCATGTCTTCCCGGTGTTCTGCCATTGCATTATTATCTTTGTAAGAATGAAAGAAAGTGCAAAAGAGAAGTTGTACCACAGTAAGCCACTTTCCTTGCAACATGTCGCAAAGTACTTGGAATCATGatgtcaatttcaaaattttaaaaataggttCACCTAGCATGGGTCTAGGCAAACTGATTGTGTTTGTCTTGAATGCAACTATCATAAAACATTAGTCACAAAGAATTCTACTATGTTAAGGTGGTGTATCTAGTCACCGATCAGCTTTGCATCAAAATGCAACCCAAATGAAAAAGAGTATCAGATGAATGGAAGTAAATAAAACCAAGCCAGAAGGACTTCACAACTGTGTTTAATGATTAGATACCTTCAAATATATGTCAAGAAGTTTACATCTTTCCTGGACCACAGGAAGATCCAGCCCAGATGATAGAAAATGCTTGGGTGGCAAATGTAAGTTATACTCTGGAAACTCTTTTAGATGTCGATGTAGCTCCTCAAAATGGCGGTACCTAAtgagaaaaccaaaagaaaacagaAGAATAAAACatagaaggaagaagataaagaagaaaagagTCACAATAACCACATAGGAAAACCAAACTAAAAGATTCATAAAATTTTCCAACTGCATGCCATATAGCCTTATTAATCAAACCTTCTTTTAATGAACCAACTATTGTTATTTGCATCGGTCACCGAAATGGAATAGACAGCAAATGTTCCTGAACCACTTTTTACAATATTGGCGCCTAGTACCTGTACGAATGCATGCCTTAGCACACTGCATACAGTGAAACAAATAAAATTATGAACAAAAATATGTTAATTCCTACAAATATATTGGAAGTACCTCGCATCTCAACTTCAAAAATGTATCGGCCAAAACAAGGATATCATGAGACTTCATAGACGAATGAGAAGACTCAGTTGAAACAGAAGACAAAGCTGTAGCCCCATTATTGATTCTACCCCTAGCTTCTGTGTCTGAGTTGTCAGTTAATTCAAGTGTTCTAGTATCATTTTTTGAGTCCTTGAGTATGTCATGCCCATCAGCCAACAAAAATGATGTTCTTGCAACCTCCTGCCACAGTGGGGCCTTTTGATTGCTTGACCTAGATCTTTTTCTTACTGACAATGTTCTTGATGTCCGACGATGATGAATATGAACTTTACCACTTCTCTTTGCTCCATGAGTTTCAGTTGCTTCAAGAGGATGCCGTATACTTGAAGAAACAGAATCCTTCTTGTTTTTGCTTTCCCATACTTTTGTACCTGGAGAACCAAGACCTGTCACACTACTGCTTTCATCATCAGTTGTATAGGAACTTAAACTTTCTGATTTAGTCTCTTCATGGTTTgtattttctattctttcttcAAATGATGGATCTGAATGGTTAGAGTCATTACAATCTGTCTCAGGCAAATTTTCCAGCTGGGAGGAAGTGGGGAATTTCTTGGATATGTCCCGAATGTATATTTTGCTTTCAATTGGCTCAGAATGAGTGATAGATGAACTTTGTGCCACTGATTTTCCTAATTTACTtgcttctttctttttatagtttcGTCCTTTTGCCCAAAGATCATCCAAATGTTCTGGTGCAAGAGCTTGTGTCTTTCTTCTTGAAAGAATGTCCAACATCTGTGCCCACTCACTTGCATATGCACCAGGTTTCTTCTCATCCATACCTTGAGAATTCAATAGCAAAGTGTCTTTTGACCAAGAATCCTTAGCTTTGTCGAGGACAAAGTCTAAAGAAACAGGAAGATCATTATGATTCCTTGGTGTGACAATCAAACCAAACTTAGACCCAGATTCATTTTCCTTCCCAGTGTAATGCATTCCATTAATTATGCCACTCTCATGTGGACCAGTCTTCTGATTGTCATTTTTTAATTGTACAAGTTCAAGACCTGGACTTGAGTGATCCAGTGAACATGAAGTTTGATCATCCGAAGGTACTGAATGTGCTCTCCGCATGATTATTGGTGCTTCTTCAGCTGATGGTGCAAATTTCTTATTAATATTATTGGCACGAGATAAAACCAAAGACTCGATCCTTTCATTTATGAACCTGACATCCAGATGGAACCCACATACTATTATTAGGTTAATTCACCAGAATGCCATGAAAGTGATTATACAGGAAACAAgcaactaccttggattaactaGGTTCAAAACTGGCCTAATCACAGTACAAGCAAGAAGCTCTCTAACTGTGTGGCGAAAGTATAAGCAATTTAAATCTTCTGGCTTGAAAAGTACAAACataattccacgaaccaaattcTGCAAAACCTGGAATATGGTGAAGAACATCAAAAATCATTACAAAACAACTAATGAAGGATTCTTCTAAGAAAATCAATGTTTTTAAACAAGCAGGTTGAACTCGTTAAACCAGAGGATGAAGGTCAATCTGATTCCTAATATGGTTGGATAACTCTGTTTCAACCAATTTTTTTATTGGTTCAAATTGAAAAACCACAACCTGGGTGCTGAGCAATTCAACTCCCTGACCAAGATTTGAAAACACTGACAAAGATTGCAAACCCTGTCTAAAATAAAGATCAGAAATCCTTTTTATAAGTTGGAACCTGAATCTTACAAACCCAACCATGAGATGCTCATTTAATGTGATGTGACAAGTAGGAACTTGTAAAGCAATGTTGTATTATGGGATGCCAATATCTAAGTTCACACTCCTGCTGTGCTTTATCagagagaaaaagaaacagaTCGAGGAAACTAGAATGATATGAGTTTGGTATTAATTGTTATACAGTAGAGTTAACACTGTTACTGAGACTACCATAGATGATTCCCTAGGTAAAAGATCAATTGTATGCAGAATATGTGAAGCCCGACAGAATGCACAGAAATGAATCAGAGATCTTGTAGCTACAAATTGATAGAGAGGAGTAAAGCTTGGTTTGATATCTCAAACTAATAAAATTAAGACAGGTCAAAAACTTTTAATTGCCCATGGACTGAAGTCAGCAAACTCAACACAATTACTCTGAGACACCTTTATACAAGCAATCAGAAACTGAAGAAGTGCAtggaaaaatttgacaaagtctAACTTTGATCAGTTAAACAAATTAATATCTGAAAGAAAGTTGGCTAAAACCAGAACAAGTGCAAGCATCAGAATTTGGGGTGCTAACGAATGCTAATAAGCAAcaagataaaataattttcacTGCCATCAATAGTCAATGCCAGCTTTGCATGGTGGTCAAACTTTTTAAGGGACTCAGAGATCTATATGAATATAAAAGTTGAATATTACAAATTTATTTCTCGTTAAAGAAAAATACCAAAAGCATTTTTAGATTACATACAACCTTGTGCTCAGCTTCTGCAGAGAATAATGCTGGATGTAATTTATTGTCAGCAGCTAGAACTAATTTAATTTGTATATCTCGCTGGTCAAATGGCATATTCTTATTTTCCTGCCTCCCAATCTTAGACTGGCTATAACGGTAAAGCTCCAAATGGTCACGAAGTAGATTGACAACATCCCTGAAATACTAAAACCATACTTAGATATGATAATAAAGATTTGGTAAGCATATTGCAAATGTTAATCTATACCTGGTCAAAAGATCAATAAGATTTACATCTCTTGCCCGGCAAGAAATTTCTCCAATGACCCTAGTGATGATTTCAACTAATTCTTCTGGACCATTTCTGTCAGGTGTTATACGTGAGTACCAAAGATCAATCACCCACTCTGAAACTAGGTGTCTTGTGAATTGCTCTATTGCTACTTCAACTATGGGCGAATTCACCTTCTTTCTCCAGTCTGATTTCCCAATTGGAAACTTGAGTAGTTcgacaggtatgctttgaggagatTTGCTGACAATTGAAATTTTATTCGGTGTAGGCTTTCTTCGGATATCAAGTTCATGTGATAAATAAAGAGAAAAAATGATCACAACAGCAGCAGCTGGCAAGTTAACCCAAACTGAAGAGCTGGTTACTGAAAAGTATACAAAACAGGTTTGATACTTAAATATGCCAAACTGATGAAACCAAACATATCAAAGGGGTATTAAATAAAAGGAAATGAAAACAAGCTACACATATGCTGGATGTGATAGTTCACGTTACCAAGAAATGTCCATCTCATtattaaaaagaaaatatttccAGCCATAGCAGTAAATtggttaaaactaacttattggATGAAAACAAGATGACTGATGTGAAGGACATTGTTCAAACTAAGAGATTTTGTGTGGATAAATCTATGACAAAAACAATAATATGTTTATTAGTTTTCCACAACTATCTACCATTCAGAACTAGTAAAGAAATTCAAAGGAATAAATTATGCTTATAGTTTGTAACTAGTTGTAATGATACGGAGTGTTAATTCATATTTGTCATATTTACATGCAAGGCCATTGGACATTTGTAGTGTTAATTCACACTACAATATTCACTTTGTTTGACCATTTTAACACAGCAAAACTAGTCAAAACTCAACTAAGTATTTAACTACTACTAGGTTGTGTGTTATCCATGTTAATGCTCACACTCATTTTCTTCCACCGACTAGCCAGAACTTGGTAGCTAATTAGCATTCCCTAAAGCagaatagatttttttttgttcaCTGAAAACTACTTCATAAACCACCACATTGACATAACATGGAGATAATTTGAACATCTAATACACAGCCACTAGGAATAATTATTTGCCAATTTAGCACAACTCATAACGTATCAGGCAAACAATCAGGATC encodes the following:
- the LOC122042005 gene encoding uncharacterized protein LOC122042005 isoform X4, which gives rise to MSSGMQTMRGLVDEAKNRVVLLLICVFGLSYLMSLTSSSVWVNLPAAAVVIIFSLYLSHELDIRRKPTPNKISIVSKSPQSIPVELLKFPIGKSDWRKKVNSPIVEVAIEQFTRHLVSEWVIDLWYSRITPDRNGPEELVEIITRVIGEISCRARDVNLIDLLTRDVVNLLRDHLELYRYSQSKIGRQENKNMPFDQRDIQIKLVLAADNKLHPALFSAEAEHKVLQNLVRGIMFVLFKPEDLNCLYFRHTVRELLACTVIRPVLNLVNPRFINERIESLVLSRANNINKKFAPSAEEAPIIMRRAHSVPSDDQTSCSLDHSSPGLELVQLKNDNQKTGPHESGIINGMHYTGKENESGSKFGLIVTPRNHNDLPVSLDFVLDKAKDSWSKDTLLLNSQGMDEKKPGAYASEWAQMLDILSRRKTQALAPEHLDDLWAKGRNYKKKEASKLGKSVAQSSSITHSEPIESKIYIRDISKKFPTSSQLENLPETDCNDSNHSDPSFEERIENTNHEETKSESLSSYTTDDESSSVTGLGSPGTKVWESKNKKDSVSSSIRHPLEATETHGAKRSGKVHIHHRRTSRTLSVRKRSRSSNQKAPLWQEVARTSFLLADGHDILKDSKNDTRTLELTDNSDTEARGRINNGATALSSVSTESSHSSMKSHDILVLADTFLKLRCEVLGANIVKSGSGTFAVYSISVTDANNNSWFIKRRYRHFEELHRHLKEFPEYNLHLPPKHFLSSGLDLPVVQERCKLLDIYLKKLLQIPSISESIDVWDFLSIDSQTYIFTDSLSVIQTLSVNLDDKPHEKSAKRFESIENIGSQFSSAEKNFDSEIKDSSKVMTGSYSESDGLRMRKSHMEQIPGLNSRDQNNPYHDNSENDYESRLRNNTSYSGNSDQAKNVSIAEVENLQESSKVVDTDGALNIPTECVPPNLSVPILNLVDVIFQLKDGGWIRRQAFWIAKQLLQLGMGDAFDDWLIEKIQLLRTGVVIASAIKRVEQVLWPDGIFITKHPKRKATAPISTPGTQSNLKSNPLTYEQQVEADRRAKFVYELIRKRHLLLLVLLAERNMNSVRRIYFSSFSLLFA